The following coding sequences are from one Archaeoglobaceae archaeon window:
- a CDS encoding acyl-CoA dehydrogenase family protein: protein MFDLNEDLKLLKNAVREFAEKEIKPYGKDFDEKAEYPWEILRKAAKLGFIAPDLPEEYGGSNLSTLGCVLIVEEFTRADSSIGSAIFSSALGCPMVKYFGTDEQKEKYLPKIPKGKAVSAIAITEPDCGTDVSAIKTRATKIDGGWILNGTKTFITNGSIAEWVVVLAKTSPDLGYKGISAFLVETSSKGYEAKRIKKMGLNCHDTAEIFLKDVFVPEENLIGNENMGFYQLMRFFNESRVGVAASQLGMAIGAYERALEYAKQRKAFGKPLIEHQAIAFKLAEMFTMIEAARLLVYKAAWLVDEGSANPAISSAAKLFASEVAVRVCSEAVQIFGGYGYSKEYDVERYYRDARVGTIYEGTSEAQKIVISRFLGGRLF, encoded by the coding sequence ATGTTTGACCTTAACGAAGATCTTAAACTTCTAAAGAATGCAGTTAGAGAGTTTGCCGAAAAGGAGATAAAGCCCTACGGAAAGGATTTTGATGAAAAAGCTGAATATCCTTGGGAGATACTTCGAAAGGCTGCAAAACTCGGATTTATAGCTCCTGATCTTCCCGAAGAATACGGTGGTTCGAATCTTTCCACCTTAGGCTGTGTCCTCATAGTCGAGGAATTCACGAGAGCCGACAGTAGCATAGGCTCTGCGATCTTTTCCTCAGCTTTGGGCTGTCCAATGGTAAAATACTTCGGAACTGATGAACAAAAGGAAAAATATTTGCCAAAAATCCCGAAAGGAAAAGCTGTTTCAGCAATAGCGATAACTGAGCCGGACTGCGGAACTGACGTTTCAGCAATTAAAACAAGGGCAACGAAGATTGATGGCGGATGGATTCTTAACGGCACAAAGACATTCATAACAAACGGTAGCATTGCGGAATGGGTTGTTGTTCTTGCAAAGACTTCTCCAGACTTAGGATACAAGGGAATTTCCGCATTCCTTGTAGAGACTTCTTCAAAAGGTTATGAAGCTAAAAGAATCAAGAAAATGGGTCTTAACTGCCATGACACTGCAGAGATCTTCCTTAAAGACGTGTTTGTTCCAGAAGAGAACCTTATAGGCAATGAGAATATGGGTTTTTACCAGTTAATGCGTTTCTTCAATGAAAGCAGAGTTGGAGTCGCTGCATCACAGCTTGGAATGGCAATCGGAGCCTATGAGAGGGCACTGGAGTATGCAAAGCAGAGGAAGGCATTTGGAAAGCCATTGATTGAGCATCAGGCTATAGCTTTTAAGCTTGCTGAGATGTTCACGATGATTGAGGCTGCGAGGCTTTTGGTTTATAAGGCTGCTTGGCTTGTTGATGAAGGAAGCGCAAATCCTGCGATAAGTTCTGCTGCGAAGCTATTTGCAAGTGAAGTGGCTGTGAGGGTTTGCAGTGAGGCTGTGCAGATATTCGGTGGTTATGGATACAGCAAGGAATACGATGTCGAGAGGTATTACAGGGATGCGAGGGTTGGGACGATCTATGAAGGGACGAGTGAGGCGCAGAAGATTGTTATAAGTAGGTTTCTGGGTGGAAGGCTTTTCTAA
- a CDS encoding 3-hydroxyacyl-CoA dehydrogenase NAD-binding domain-containing protein: protein MKKIAVLGAGVMGSGIAQVCATAGYEVYVRDIKQEFIDKAKDSIEKSLAKAVSKGKMTEQKAREIASRLKYTLSVEEAVKDADLVIEAIPEVMDLKKSLFAEVQKFAKKDCIFASNTSGLSITELGNATDRPEKFVGLHFFNPPVVMQLVEVVKGEKTSDETVKICVDFVKSIGKTPVVVKKDVSGFIVNRILVPYLTLAIEDVEKGIAKQEEIDAVFLYKYSFPMGPIELSDFVGLDVLVFIGSQWGLVPTPKILKDKFDKKELGTKTGKGFYDWSAGRPKIPKVEGYDELRLIAPMVNIAAELIELGVAEPKEIDTAMKLGTNMPKGVCELGDEIGLDKVLAKLEELYKEKGYAILKPRELLKKMVSEGRTGVKAGKGFYDYGKAVYKNIVLEKGRIAKLTVNRPQKLNALDMDTLEEISMALKELETDPEVRVLVITGAGDKAFSAGFDLQSNADFSPQRMLWITYKGNEVFSQIEKFPKPVIAAVNGYAFGGGCELALACDFRIMKRGAKIGLTEVALGLIPGWGGTQRLPKIVGVAKAKEMIMLAKRLDADEAERIGLAKAVDADKFEKEVMELAKQLAEMPPVSLRVVKYAINFGSDLPTEIGKFLEELAFGVATATQDVVEGITAFFEKRKPEFKGR, encoded by the coding sequence ATGAAAAAGATAGCCGTTTTAGGAGCGGGAGTTATGGGAAGTGGCATAGCACAAGTTTGTGCCACTGCGGGCTATGAAGTTTACGTTAGAGACATAAAACAGGAGTTTATAGACAAAGCCAAGGATTCCATAGAGAAGAGCTTGGCAAAAGCTGTTTCCAAGGGCAAGATGACGGAACAAAAAGCCAGAGAAATTGCCAGTCGATTAAAATACACTCTTTCGGTAGAAGAGGCAGTAAAAGATGCTGATCTTGTGATCGAGGCAATCCCAGAAGTCATGGATTTGAAGAAGAGCCTTTTTGCTGAAGTTCAAAAGTTTGCAAAGAAGGACTGCATTTTTGCAAGTAATACTTCAGGATTGAGCATAACCGAGCTCGGGAATGCAACAGATCGCCCCGAAAAATTTGTCGGATTGCACTTCTTTAACCCGCCAGTTGTAATGCAGCTCGTTGAAGTTGTAAAAGGGGAAAAGACAAGTGATGAGACTGTAAAGATCTGTGTTGACTTTGTTAAGAGCATCGGTAAAACGCCTGTTGTTGTTAAGAAAGACGTTTCTGGCTTCATAGTTAACAGAATACTTGTGCCTTACTTAACCTTGGCGATCGAAGACGTTGAGAAGGGTATTGCAAAGCAGGAAGAGATCGATGCAGTGTTCCTTTACAAGTATTCATTCCCGATGGGTCCAATCGAGCTTTCAGACTTCGTCGGGCTTGACGTTCTCGTGTTCATAGGCTCCCAGTGGGGACTCGTTCCAACTCCGAAGATACTTAAGGATAAATTCGATAAGAAGGAGCTCGGAACCAAGACTGGCAAGGGATTCTACGACTGGAGCGCTGGCAGACCAAAGATTCCGAAGGTTGAGGGCTACGATGAGCTCAGGCTCATAGCTCCGATGGTAAACATCGCAGCAGAGCTTATAGAACTTGGAGTTGCTGAGCCAAAGGAAATAGACACTGCGATGAAGCTCGGCACGAACATGCCCAAAGGAGTTTGCGAGCTCGGAGACGAGATTGGACTTGACAAGGTTCTTGCAAAACTTGAGGAGCTCTACAAAGAGAAAGGATATGCGATTCTGAAGCCAAGAGAACTGCTGAAGAAAATGGTTTCAGAGGGCAGAACTGGTGTTAAGGCTGGAAAGGGATTCTATGACTATGGAAAAGCCGTCTACAAGAACATAGTTCTTGAGAAGGGCAGAATTGCAAAATTGACTGTCAATCGTCCACAGAAATTGAACGCCCTTGATATGGATACACTTGAAGAGATCTCAATGGCTCTAAAAGAGCTGGAGACAGATCCAGAAGTTAGGGTGCTCGTGATAACGGGTGCTGGAGATAAAGCCTTCTCAGCAGGCTTTGATTTGCAGTCTAACGCGGATTTCTCGCCACAGAGAATGCTATGGATCACTTACAAGGGCAATGAAGTTTTTTCTCAGATAGAGAAGTTCCCGAAGCCAGTGATTGCAGCGGTTAATGGCTACGCATTTGGCGGAGGCTGTGAGCTTGCATTGGCTTGCGACTTCAGAATAATGAAAAGAGGTGCCAAAATCGGTTTAACAGAGGTTGCTCTCGGGCTTATTCCTGGCTGGGGAGGGACGCAGAGATTACCAAAGATCGTGGGTGTTGCAAAGGCAAAGGAGATGATAATGCTTGCAAAGAGACTTGATGCGGACGAGGCAGAAAGGATCGGGCTTGCAAAGGCTGTTGATGCAGACAAGTTTGAAAAAGAAGTGATGGAACTCGCAAAGCAATTGGCTGAGATGCCACCAGTAAGCCTGAGAGTTGTGAAGTATGCGATAAACTTTGGCTCGGATCTGCCAACTGAGATAGGAAAATTCCTCGAAGAGCTTGCCTTTGGAGTCGCAACCGCAACTCAGGACGTGGTTGAAGGTATAACCGCATTCTTTGAGAAGAGGAAGCCAGAGTTCAAGGGCAGATAA
- a CDS encoding enoyl-CoA hydratase/isomerase family protein: protein MGRVVFEIDADPRVVWIKLNEPKMNVLSMKMLKELHEAILKAERGDFSAIILSSTCENFCAGADLKELKDLSFEEGLKWFEQYMEIVKLLRTSSKPIIAAVRGFCVAGGNELAMASDLVVASRNAKFGQPEVRVGSTAMGLGVQLLPLIVGEKRARELLLTGRIIDAEEAFRIGLINRVVDDEKLEETARELAIEIIENCSPKAFRVIKSGLNFWTDLAMLWGQVARDLTSLVWTSGEFRERCEEFLRKEKPRARKFHGIK, encoded by the coding sequence ATGGGTAGAGTTGTGTTTGAGATCGACGCAGATCCGAGAGTAGTTTGGATAAAACTAAATGAGCCAAAGATGAACGTTTTAAGCATGAAAATGCTCAAAGAACTACATGAGGCAATTTTAAAAGCAGAAAGGGGTGATTTTTCTGCAATAATTCTTTCGAGCACCTGTGAAAACTTTTGCGCTGGAGCTGATCTGAAAGAATTGAAGGATCTCTCATTCGAAGAAGGTCTTAAATGGTTTGAACAATACATGGAGATCGTCAAACTGCTTAGAACTTCGAGCAAACCTATAATTGCAGCTGTTCGTGGCTTCTGCGTCGCTGGAGGAAATGAGCTTGCAATGGCGTCCGATCTCGTTGTTGCTTCAAGAAATGCGAAGTTTGGTCAACCAGAAGTCAGGGTTGGATCAACAGCCATGGGTTTAGGTGTTCAGCTATTGCCCCTAATCGTTGGAGAAAAAAGAGCAAGAGAGCTTTTGCTCACTGGGAGAATTATAGATGCAGAAGAGGCTTTTCGCATCGGGCTTATAAACAGAGTTGTAGATGACGAAAAACTTGAAGAGACTGCAAGAGAACTCGCAATAGAAATAATCGAAAACTGTAGTCCCAAGGCTTTCAGAGTAATAAAATCAGGCTTGAACTTCTGGACAGATCTTGCGATGCTATGGGGGCAGGTTGCAAGGGATTTGACTTCTCTTGTCTGGACTTCCGGGGAATTTAGAGAGCGATGCGAAGAATTTCTTCGTAAAGAAAAGCCCAGAGCAAGAAAATTCCATGGTATCAAATGA
- a CDS encoding cobalamin B12-binding domain-containing protein gives MLESRRIRVLIAKPGLDGHDRGAKVVARGLRDAGFEVIYTGIRRTPAEIAETALQEDVDVIGLSILSGAHLELIPPVIEELRKRGIEPNKDVLVLVGGIIPKDDAEKLLKIGVAGIFGPGTNLGEIADFIRKGVEKLKKVI, from the coding sequence ATGCTTGAGAGTCGTAGAATTAGAGTCCTCATCGCAAAGCCTGGACTTGATGGGCACGATCGCGGAGCAAAGGTTGTTGCAAGAGGGTTGCGTGATGCGGGATTCGAAGTTATCTACACGGGAATTCGCAGAACTCCCGCTGAGATTGCGGAAACCGCTCTGCAGGAAGATGTTGATGTCATTGGGCTGAGCATTCTGAGTGGTGCCCATCTTGAGCTAATTCCACCGGTCATAGAAGAACTACGAAAAAGGGGGATAGAGCCAAATAAAGACGTTCTCGTGCTTGTTGGTGGTATAATACCGAAAGATGATGCAGAAAAGTTATTAAAAATCGGGGTTGCGGGAATTTTTGGTCCCGGAACAAATTTGGGGGAAATTGCTGATTTCATTAGAAAAGGTGTTGAAAAGCTTAAAAAGGTGATTTAA
- the mce gene encoding methylmalonyl-CoA epimerase, translating into MKIDHIGIAVKNLSEAIKTFEALGFELEEIEEVKEQKVKVAMLPIGESRIELLEATSDDSAIAKFLASRGEGIHHIALNIQNIESALKKAKESGVKLIDEKPRIGAGGKKVAFLHPKSTHGVLIEFVEG; encoded by the coding sequence ATGAAAATAGACCATATCGGGATAGCGGTCAAGAACCTATCTGAAGCTATTAAAACCTTTGAAGCCCTTGGCTTCGAACTGGAGGAGATTGAAGAAGTTAAGGAGCAAAAGGTGAAGGTTGCAATGCTTCCAATTGGGGAAAGCAGAATAGAACTTCTTGAAGCTACTTCAGATGATTCTGCAATTGCAAAATTCCTGGCTTCGAGAGGCGAAGGGATACATCACATTGCACTCAACATTCAAAACATCGAATCAGCTTTAAAAAAGGCGAAAGAATCCGGGGTTAAGCTTATCGATGAAAAACCAAGAATTGGTGCGGGTGGGAAAAAAGTTGCCTTTTTGCATCCTAAAAGCACACATGGCGTTTTGATAGAATTTGTGGAGGGTTAA
- a CDS encoding carboxyl transferase domain-containing protein, with the protein MQDALKKLSEKKEKILKMGGEERIKKQHEDGKLTARERLEILLDPGSFVELNPFVEKRNTDFGLDKMDLPADGVVTGYGTVDGRPVAVFAQDFTVLGGSLGEMHGFKIAYLLDFAMKLGIPVVGLNDSGGARIQEGVDALKGYGDIFYRNTLASGVIPQISVILGPCAGGAVYSPAIGDFIVMTKNANCYMFITGPAVVKAVTGEDVTPFELGGWEAHATKSGNCHLVAENDEEALKLVRKLLSYLPLNNMEDPPRVETGDSPSRLTPEIYEILPEDPGKPYDVREVINAVVDNREFFEIHKYYAPNAVVGFARIDGRSVGIVANNPAYLAGCLDINSSDKIARFVRFCDSFNIPIITFVDVPGYLPGVEQEYGGIIRHGAKILFAYSEATVPMVTVIVRKAYGGAYLAMGSKHLGADIVFAYPSAEIAVMGPEGAAEIVFRKEISSASDPKAMREAKIKEYREKFANPYRAAARGYIDDVIDPKLTRVKIISALRILESKREKLPPKKHGNIPL; encoded by the coding sequence ATGCAAGATGCATTAAAGAAGTTATCTGAAAAAAAGGAAAAAATCCTGAAGATGGGTGGAGAGGAGAGGATCAAAAAACAGCACGAAGACGGAAAGCTAACCGCAAGAGAAAGACTTGAAATTTTACTCGATCCTGGTAGCTTTGTGGAGTTAAATCCTTTTGTTGAGAAAAGAAATACTGACTTTGGACTTGATAAAATGGATTTGCCAGCTGATGGTGTTGTCACTGGCTATGGAACAGTCGACGGACGACCTGTTGCAGTATTTGCACAGGATTTCACGGTTTTGGGTGGGAGCCTTGGAGAAATGCATGGATTCAAGATAGCATATCTTCTGGATTTCGCAATGAAGCTCGGAATTCCTGTAGTGGGGCTAAATGACAGTGGAGGGGCAAGAATTCAGGAAGGGGTTGACGCGCTTAAGGGCTATGGAGACATATTCTACAGGAATACTCTTGCAAGCGGAGTGATTCCGCAGATAAGCGTCATACTTGGTCCTTGTGCTGGTGGGGCGGTTTACAGTCCAGCAATAGGCGATTTCATAGTCATGACAAAAAATGCGAACTGCTATATGTTCATAACAGGCCCAGCTGTTGTTAAGGCGGTAACTGGAGAAGATGTAACCCCATTTGAGCTTGGAGGATGGGAAGCTCATGCGACAAAAAGCGGAAACTGTCATCTTGTTGCTGAAAACGATGAAGAAGCTCTTAAGCTTGTTAGAAAGCTCCTGAGCTATTTGCCCCTGAACAACATGGAAGATCCGCCAAGAGTTGAGACTGGAGACAGCCCCTCAAGGCTAACTCCAGAGATCTACGAAATTCTACCCGAAGACCCGGGAAAGCCGTATGATGTTCGTGAAGTAATAAATGCGGTCGTAGATAACAGAGAATTCTTTGAAATACACAAATACTATGCTCCAAACGCTGTAGTTGGCTTTGCAAGGATCGATGGTAGAAGCGTAGGCATAGTTGCGAACAACCCTGCCTACCTGGCGGGATGTCTTGACATAAACAGCAGTGATAAGATTGCAAGATTCGTTAGATTCTGCGATTCTTTCAACATTCCGATTATCACGTTCGTCGACGTTCCGGGCTATTTGCCGGGTGTTGAGCAAGAATACGGGGGGATAATAAGACATGGTGCCAAGATACTCTTTGCCTACAGTGAGGCAACGGTGCCCATGGTTACGGTGATAGTCAGAAAAGCCTACGGAGGTGCATATCTTGCGATGGGTAGCAAGCACCTCGGAGCGGACATCGTTTTCGCATATCCTTCTGCAGAGATCGCGGTCATGGGACCAGAGGGTGCTGCAGAAATAGTTTTCAGAAAAGAGATTTCGAGCGCAAGCGATCCAAAGGCTATGAGAGAGGCGAAAATTAAAGAATATCGCGAAAAATTCGCAAATCCTTACAGAGCAGCTGCCAGAGGCTACATAGATGATGTTATTGATCCGAAACTTACAAGAGTAAAGATAATCTCAGCGCTAAGAATACTGGAAAGCAAAAGAGAGAAGCTTCCGCCGAAAAAGCATGGAAATATACCTTTATAA
- a CDS encoding biotin/lipoyl-containing protein: protein MKYRVEIGEKSYEVEVEEIGINEFKVTVNGKTVIFELKPKSEAKEVKQTEIRAMKREERTSEPKTEGKVVKAPMNGMVTKILVKLGDEVKEGDTLIVIEAMKMENPIKAPFGGKVLEIFVKVGDKVSKDAPLLRLG from the coding sequence GTGAAGTATAGGGTCGAGATTGGGGAAAAGAGTTACGAAGTCGAAGTCGAAGAAATCGGAATTAACGAGTTCAAAGTGACCGTTAATGGAAAAACTGTGATTTTCGAGTTGAAACCAAAGAGTGAGGCAAAAGAAGTTAAGCAAACCGAAATCAGGGCGATGAAACGTGAAGAAAGGACTTCTGAGCCTAAAACCGAAGGAAAAGTTGTTAAGGCTCCGATGAATGGAATGGTTACAAAGATACTCGTAAAACTTGGCGATGAAGTCAAAGAGGGGGATACCCTGATTGTAATCGAAGCAATGAAGATGGAAAACCCAATCAAGGCTCCGTTCGGCGGAAAAGTTTTGGAGATCTTCGTTAAGGTTGGAGACAAGGTTTCAAAGGATGCTCCCTTGCTGAGACTGGGGTGA
- a CDS encoding methylmalonyl-CoA mutase family protein, whose amino-acid sequence MKKKDWEERIVIPFINKSPERKKEFKTASGFIVDRLYTPEDVAVEYESKIGYPGVYPFTRGIYPTMYRGRLWTMRQYAGYGTAEETNKRYKFLISQGQTGLSVAFDLPTQIGYDSDHPMALGEVGKVGVAISTLEDMATLFDGIPLAKVSTSMTINSTCAQILAMYTTVAESQGANRAELRGTVQNDMLKEYIARGTYIYPPEPSLRLATDIIVFCAKEMPNWNSISVSGYHMEEAGATAVQEVAFTLADGITYVEKVLERGIDVDDFAPQISFFFSAGNNLLEEVAKFRAARRLWARIMKDRFNAKKPQSMMLRFHVQTAGCTLTAQQPENNIIRVTLQALAAVLGGCQSLHTNSFDEALCLPTEKAVRIALRTQQIIAEESGVADVVDPLGGSYYVEWLTDKIEEEAMRYIEKIDEMGGMIKAIETGYVQREIQRSAYEKQKAIESGELTVVGVNKYKIDEEVHIELLRVPKEIVEKQIARVRRFKENRDRSKVEEALQRLEKAAETDENLMPFIFDCVKSKATLGEIANSLRRVFGEFRAPEVF is encoded by the coding sequence ATGAAGAAGAAAGACTGGGAAGAAAGGATTGTGATTCCGTTCATAAACAAAAGCCCCGAAAGGAAGAAGGAGTTTAAGACCGCCTCTGGTTTTATAGTAGACCGATTATACACCCCTGAAGATGTAGCAGTTGAATATGAGTCGAAAATTGGCTATCCCGGCGTTTATCCATTCACAAGAGGAATTTATCCGACGATGTATCGTGGAAGGCTATGGACGATGCGACAATACGCGGGCTACGGCACGGCTGAAGAGACGAACAAGAGATACAAGTTCCTGATATCGCAGGGGCAAACTGGATTGAGCGTTGCATTCGATCTGCCTACCCAGATAGGCTACGACAGCGATCATCCAATGGCTCTCGGAGAAGTTGGAAAAGTTGGCGTTGCGATCTCTACGCTTGAAGACATGGCTACGCTTTTCGATGGTATTCCGCTTGCCAAAGTTTCGACTTCGATGACGATAAACTCAACCTGTGCCCAAATTCTGGCAATGTATACTACAGTAGCGGAATCTCAGGGAGCAAACAGAGCGGAACTTCGCGGAACAGTGCAGAATGACATGCTGAAAGAATACATAGCCCGTGGAACTTACATTTATCCGCCAGAACCGTCTTTAAGGCTCGCAACAGACATAATTGTATTTTGTGCCAAAGAGATGCCGAACTGGAACTCGATAAGCGTCTCAGGATATCACATGGAAGAAGCGGGAGCCACAGCAGTGCAGGAAGTTGCATTTACACTTGCGGATGGAATAACTTACGTTGAGAAGGTTCTTGAAAGAGGAATCGATGTCGACGATTTTGCACCACAGATCAGCTTCTTCTTCTCAGCTGGCAACAATTTGCTTGAAGAAGTTGCAAAGTTCAGGGCCGCAAGAAGGCTTTGGGCAAGGATAATGAAGGATCGATTTAACGCCAAAAAACCGCAGTCCATGATGCTCAGATTCCATGTGCAAACCGCAGGTTGCACTCTAACCGCACAACAGCCAGAGAACAACATCATAAGAGTGACATTGCAGGCTTTGGCTGCTGTGCTTGGAGGTTGCCAGAGTTTGCACACAAACAGCTTCGATGAGGCACTCTGTTTGCCAACAGAAAAGGCGGTAAGAATTGCTCTCAGGACTCAGCAGATAATCGCAGAAGAGAGCGGTGTTGCTGATGTTGTTGATCCTCTTGGCGGAAGCTATTACGTTGAATGGCTAACGGATAAAATTGAAGAAGAAGCGATGAGATACATCGAAAAAATCGACGAGATGGGCGGAATGATAAAGGCTATAGAGACCGGATACGTTCAGAGAGAGATCCAGAGATCTGCATACGAGAAGCAGAAGGCAATAGAGAGCGGAGAGCTTACGGTGGTTGGAGTAAATAAGTATAAGATAGACGAAGAAGTCCACATTGAGCTTTTGAGGGTGCCGAAGGAGATAGTGGAGAAACAGATAGCGAGGGTGCGGAGGTTCAAGGAGAACAGAGATAGGAGCAAGGTAGAAGAGGCTCTTCAGAGGCTTGAGAAGGCTGCTGAAACCGACGAAAATCTGATGCCTTTCATTTTTGATTGCGTAAAAAGCAAAGCAACTCTTGGAGAGATTGCAAACAGCTTAAGAAGGGTTTTCGGAGAGTTCAGAGCTCCTGAAGTATTCTGA
- a CDS encoding 3-hydroxyacyl-CoA dehydrogenase NAD-binding domain-containing protein, which produces MKIEDIQSIGILGAGVMGNGIAQVFARSGYEVVLVDISKEILEKALDNIKFGPYGLKRLVEKGKMSEEEMEKCLSRIKTSTSYESLKDVDFIIEAIPENLELKRKIFAQLDKTCKKEAIFASNTSGIMISSIATAVERKDKFIGMHWFNPAPVMKLIEVVKGALTSEETFQITMELSKRVGKIPIAVNDAPGFFTTRFINSWLIEAIRLYEANVAGIKEIDEMCKLAFGFPMGPFELMDLIGLDTVLHIAEYMFEETKEKHYAPPITLKKLVLSGYLGDKRLKFGSKGGWYDFFGIKK; this is translated from the coding sequence ATGAAAATTGAGGATATACAATCGATTGGGATTCTTGGAGCGGGAGTAATGGGCAACGGCATTGCACAGGTTTTTGCGAGAAGCGGTTACGAAGTCGTGCTTGTTGACATCAGCAAAGAGATTCTTGAAAAAGCCCTTGATAATATAAAGTTTGGTCCTTACGGGCTTAAAAGGCTCGTTGAAAAAGGAAAGATGAGCGAAGAAGAAATGGAAAAATGTCTCAGCAGAATTAAGACTTCGACAAGCTATGAAAGCCTGAAAGATGTTGATTTCATAATCGAAGCGATTCCAGAGAATCTGGAATTGAAAAGAAAAATATTTGCACAGCTTGATAAAACATGCAAGAAAGAAGCCATTTTTGCCTCCAACACATCTGGCATCATGATCTCAAGCATTGCAACCGCTGTGGAAAGAAAGGACAAATTTATAGGGATGCACTGGTTCAATCCCGCGCCAGTCATGAAGCTCATCGAAGTTGTTAAAGGAGCTCTGACTTCTGAGGAGACTTTTCAAATCACCATGGAACTTTCAAAGAGGGTTGGAAAAATTCCCATTGCAGTGAATGATGCTCCAGGATTCTTCACAACCAGATTCATAAATTCATGGCTAATTGAAGCAATAAGGCTTTACGAAGCAAACGTCGCTGGAATAAAGGAGATCGACGAGATGTGCAAGCTTGCCTTTGGCTTTCCAATGGGACCATTTGAGCTTATGGATCTCATTGGGCTCGACACGGTTTTGCACATCGCCGAATACATGTTCGAAGAAACAAAAGAAAAGCACTACGCTCCACCGATAACGCTGAAGAAACTCGTTCTTTCAGGCTATCTTGGAGATAAAAGACTTAAATTTGGAAGCAAGGGAGGATGGTATGACTTCTTCGGAATTAAAAAGTAG
- a CDS encoding beta-ketoacyl synthase N-terminal-like domain-containing protein: MRRVAILGVGMTKFGKHSEKSLVDLFAEAFFEAFEESNIELKDIQAVYYGNFVGEMTDGSANLAGFIADEIGLKNVPAIRYEGACASSSVAFREAVRAVSAGYYDCVAVGGSEKLLSAGTGIGTRALATAVDGVYEIAVGLTFPGVFALATRLYAKEYGIPLEKLREMMAYVSVKNHRYGALNPKAQFYGKYGDLKVEDVLNSRMVCSPITLLDCCPMTDGGSAVIIAEEKLAKEVIDTPVYVLGTGQASGGALFRQEKDIVKAIPRRKSAEMAFKEAKIQPKDVDFVELHDCFTIAEIIALEAMGFFKYGEACYATKEGMTSIDGDLPVNPDGGLIGKGHPVGATGVSQIYSAVKQLRGEFKWNQVKDARIAMTDTLGGDFGTLVNVILGVE, from the coding sequence TTGAGGCGGGTCGCTATCCTTGGGGTTGGAATGACCAAATTTGGAAAGCATTCAGAAAAATCCCTCGTTGATCTGTTTGCTGAGGCATTTTTCGAGGCTTTTGAAGAATCTAATATAGAGCTTAAGGACATTCAGGCAGTCTATTACGGAAACTTCGTTGGAGAGATGACTGATGGCTCTGCAAATCTCGCGGGATTCATAGCCGATGAGATCGGGCTGAAAAATGTTCCTGCAATCAGATACGAAGGAGCCTGTGCTTCTTCAAGCGTTGCATTTAGAGAAGCTGTTAGAGCGGTTTCAGCTGGCTATTATGACTGCGTTGCTGTCGGTGGGAGCGAAAAATTGCTCAGTGCTGGAACTGGCATTGGAACAAGAGCTCTTGCAACCGCGGTTGATGGTGTTTACGAGATAGCGGTAGGACTCACGTTTCCGGGGGTTTTTGCACTCGCTACAAGGCTTTACGCAAAGGAATACGGAATCCCGCTCGAAAAGCTTAGAGAAATGATGGCTTATGTTTCTGTGAAGAACCACAGATATGGAGCACTGAACCCAAAAGCCCAGTTCTACGGGAAATACGGAGATTTAAAGGTTGAAGACGTTTTGAACTCCCGAATGGTTTGCTCACCAATTACTCTGCTGGACTGCTGTCCAATGACCGACGGTGGAAGTGCGGTGATAATTGCGGAAGAGAAGCTCGCAAAGGAAGTTATCGATACCCCAGTTTACGTTCTTGGCACTGGTCAGGCTTCTGGTGGTGCTCTGTTCAGACAGGAAAAGGACATCGTGAAAGCGATTCCAAGAAGAAAGTCTGCAGAAATGGCTTTCAAAGAGGCAAAGATTCAGCCAAAAGATGTTGACTTCGTTGAGCTCCACGATTGCTTTACCATAGCAGAAATAATAGCATTGGAGGCAATGGGCTTCTTCAAATATGGGGAAGCATGCTACGCAACAAAAGAAGGTATGACGAGCATCGATGGTGATCTTCCAGTCAATCCAGATGGTGGTCTTATTGGTAAAGGACATCCAGTCGGCGCCACGGGGGTTTCGCAGATTTATTCTGCGGTGAAACAGCTAAGAGGAGAGTTCAAGTGGAATCAGGTGAAGGATGCAAGAATTGCAATGACCGACACGCTTGGAGGCGATTTCGGAACCCTTGTAAATGTGATCCTGGGGGTGGAATGA